GTATGAAAAAACCAGTTTCAAAGGCATCATAATGGTATAGATCATGTTATAATTAAATAACGATAGAGCCCAATTTGAACAAAGTCTAAAGAAAAGGATACCCTCATGGCCGAGAAAATTTTTGGGAAACCTCTGATCACTCAAGAAGCAGTTCAAAAGCGGATTAAAGAATTAGGCCAAAAAATTACCAGAGATTACGCCGGGAAGGATCTCTACCTGATTGGTGTATTAAAAGGGGCGTTTGCTTTTTATGCGGATATCGCCAGAGCGATCTCACTTCCTCTGAGAGTCGGCTTTATCAGCGTGTCGAGTTATCAGGGAGCAACCCACACCTCGGGCAAGGTTAAAATCGTTTCTGATCTGAAGGAAGAAATCGTGGGAAAAGACGTTCTTTTAGTGGAGGATATCGTCGACTCCGGGCTAACCCTCCAGTTTTTAAAGAAAAAATTTAACGCAAAAAAGCCGAATTCGTTGAAAGTCTGCTCTTTGTTGAATAAAGCGGCCGGAAGGCAGGTCGATGTTGACATTGATTATGTCGGGTTCGAGATTCCGGACAAATATATTGTGGGATACGGCCTGGATTATGACAATAAATACCGCAACCTGCCCTATATGGCCGTTCTTGAAAACATAGAAGAGTGAGATGATGGGTGAGATTTTTTAGTAAAGAAATAATATTGCCGTTGGCAATTTTTTTATGATAAACTTAAAACATTTATTTGACTGGACTTTTAATCATTTTTTCATCAAACCGTTTGACCGATGGAATGAGAATGATATTTGGCGGGCAGGCTTCCAAATATCTGGGAGAAGTAAATGAAACCTCGTTTTAAAAATATGGCGCTTTGGCTGGTTATCGGGTTATTCATGATTTTATTGTTTAATCTTTTTAATACCCCTCCCCGGCAGGGCGAAGAGGAGCTTATTTTCAGCGATTTTATGGCCCGTGTTGACAAGGGGGACATATCAGAAGTCGTTATTAAAGAGAACCATCTTACGGGCGTTCTAAAAGATGGCGTTAAATTTAAAACCTATGCCGCGAATTATCCTGATTTGATTAAGAACCTCCGGGAAAAGAACATCAAGATAAACGTCAAACCGCCGGATGAAAACCCCTGGTACATCACTTTTTTAATGACGTGGGGTCCCTTTGTCTTTATTCTGGCCCTATGGATCTTTTTTATGCGTCAAATGCAAATGGGTGGAAACAAGGCCCTTTCATTTGGTAAAAGCCGGGCAAGGCTTTTGTCTGAAGACAAGAAAAAAATAACATTTGCGGATGTCGCCGGGGTGGATGAAGCAAAAGATGAGGTCATTGAGATCATAGAATTTTTAAAAGACCCTCCAAAATTTCAGAAACTGGGAGGAAGAATTCCGAAAGGCGTTTTAATCGTCGGGCCTCCGGGCACGGGAAAAACTCTTTTAGCCAAGGCGATTGCGGGAGAGGCAGGCGTCCCTTTCTTCAGTATCAGCGGGTCGGATTTTGTTGAAATGTTTGTGGGGGTGGGCGCTTCCAGGGTACGGGACCTTTTTGAACAGGGGAAAAAACATGCGCCCTGCATTATTTTCATCGATGAAATTGACGCCGTCGGCCGTCACCGGGGAGCTGGTTTGGGGGGAGGTCATGATGAAAGGGAACAGACGTTAAACCAACTTCTCGTTGAGATGGATGGTTTCGAGACCTCGGAGGGGGTTATTCTCGTTGCCGCCACGAACAGACCCGATGTGCTTGACCCTGCTTTGCTGCGTCCCGGCCGGTTTGACCGGCAGGTCGTGGTTCAGAGACCCGATTATAAGGGAAGAACGGAAATCTTAAAGGTGCATACCAAGAAAATTCCTCTTGATTCCAGCGTCAACCTGGAAGTTATTGCGCGGGGGACTCCTGGATTTGCCGGAGCTGACCTGGAAAACCTGGTGAATGAAGCGGCGCTTTTGGCTGCGCGGAGAAATAAAAAAGTCGTCGAAATGATTGATTTTGAATTTGCGAAAGATAAAGTCTTAATGGGCGTGGAAAGAAAAAGTATTATGATCAACGAACAGGAGAAACGAACGACCGCTTATCATGAAGCCGGACATACGCTCGTGGCCAGAATTCTGCCGGGAACGGATCCTGTTCATAAGGTGACGATTATTCCGCGTGGAAGAGCGTTAGGATTAACAATGCAGCTTCCGACCGATGACCGGTATACCTACGGCAAAGAGTTCCTCCATAACAACATTGCCATTTTAATGGGGGGAAGAGTCGCGGAAGAGGTGGCGTTTCAGCATATCACGACGGGCGCGGGAAATGATATTGAGCGTGCGACCGATCTTGCAAGGAAAATGGTCTGTGAGTGGGGAATGAGCGAAAGATTAGGCCCTCTGACTTTTGGAAAAAAGGAACAGGAAATTTTTCTTGGAAGGGAAATCTCCCAGCATCGGGACTACAGTGAGTCGACCGCAATTGAAATTGATAATGAAGTGAAGCGCCTTGTCATGGAAAACTATGAGCGTGCCAAAACGATCATTAAAACGAACTTCAGCGCTTTAAAAGCGCTTGCAGAGGCCCTTCTTGAAAAAGAATCTCTCGACGCTCCCGAAATTGAAAAAATTATTCAGTCTGCGATTGCTACCGCTGCGTAGTTTTTGTCTCCTTTCTTGAGGATCACGTTTTTCTAAAACAGCTCCTTAAAAGACCTCCCTGTCCGCCTGTCATGTTAAAGCAGACGAACAGGAGTGTTTATTTTGTGGTAAATGAACTTCTGTAAACAAACATTCGAACTCTCCTGCGGCCGATTTAAAATTCAGTTGGGCGTGAAAACTCATGTCATGGGAATCCTCAATGCGACCCCCGATTCTTTTACCGATCAGGGAAAATATTTTGGTCAATCGGATGCCATTTCCCATGCGCTGAAAATGGAGGAAGAGGGGGCTGACTTCATTGACGTCGGGGGGGAGTCTTCAAGGCCCGGAGCCCAACCTGTTTCCGTGGAGGAAGAACTCCGCCGCGTGCTTCCTGTTCTGGAAGCGGTTGTCCCACGGTTGAAAATTCCCGTTTCGATTGATACCTGTAAACCGGAAGTTGCCCGGAAGGCCATTGAATACGGGGTTTCCCTGATTAACGACATTCAGGCCTTCAATCATCCCGAAATGGCCGAAATTGCCGCAGAATATCATCTTCCGGTTGTGCTCATGCACATGCAAAAAACGCCAGAGACCATGCAGATGAGTCCACATTATCACTCGGTGGTGGAAGAAATTATTCTTTTTTTTGAGGCGAAGATAAACGCCGCCGTCTCCGCGGGTTTGTCGAAGGAGCAGATTATTCTGGATCCGGGGATCGGATTTGGTAAAACCGTTGAACACAACCTGAAAATTCTTCATTCGGTAGAAGAGTTCTTTGTCCTTAACCGGCCCCTTTTAATCGGCGCTTCAAATAAATCCTTTATTGGAAAGATTTTAGACCTTCCCGTAGATAAACGCCTGGCCGGGTCCCTGGCTACGGTAGCGTGGGCCGTCTGGAAGGGGGTTCATATGGTGAGAGTGCATGAAGTCGGGCCGACCGTCAATGTTATTCGGATGATTGAGGCGATCCGGGCGGGCGGGATTTGATGAACGATTTTACCGTTATCCTCCAGGATTTACTTTCACATTTCAGGTGGCTCGATTTATTCGATATTCTTCTCGTTTCCTATTTGATTTATCGGATTCTTGTGATTCTCAAGGGGAGCCGGGCGCTTCACATGCTGACCGGACTCTCCTTTCTTCTCCTTGTCCTTCTTTTTTCAAAATGGCTGGACCTTTATACGCTCGATTGGCTGGTGACAAATTTTTGGTCGCAAATCATTCTGGCTTTGATCATTTTGTTTCAGCCTGAGATCCGGCGAGTTTTAGTGCAGATTGGGTTAAACCCGTTTAAAGAGGGATTGTTGCCGCTCGAAGGGTCCAGGACCCTGGAGGAGATCTTAAAGGCAATCAACCATTTATCGAATCGAAAAATAGGCGCAGTGATTGTCCTGGAGCGTGAGATCGAAATTAAGGAGACCGCGGAACTTGGTCTGGCATTAGACTCGATCATTTCAAAGGAGATTTTAATTAGTATTTTTGAAACGTCTTCCCCGATTCACGATGGGGCTGTCATCATACGGGGGAACCGGATCGTTTCGGCAGGATGTTTTTTACCCCTTTCATTTAATCCCTCTGTTAACAAGAAACTTGGAACCCGCCACCGCGCCGCCATCGGAATTACCGAAGAAGGCGATGCCGTCGTGTTGGTCGTTTCCGAGGAAACCGGAAAAATTTCGGTCATTTCAGGAGGCGTCATGTCGGAAGATTTAAAAATCTCGGAAGTGCGGGAAAGGTTAAGATTGCTCCTCTTCAAGGAGAAAAAACCTGGTTTTCTTCGTCCCGTAGAAAAAATTAAAAGACCTTTCGCCAAATGAAAAAAAAAGCTATCGGGCTAAAAACCCTCTTTTTTAAAAACAGCCTTATCAAAATTGTCTCCCTGTTCCTTGGCGTATTACTCTGGGGCTACGTGAATTCACGTGGTCAGGTTGAAATGAATTTCCTGGTGCCTCTTCAGCTTAAAAACCTTCCTGAAAACTGGAAAATTGTGGGGAGAACGCCCGAAAATATAGAGGTCAGGGTTAAAGGAAGGGAAAGTACGCTGGAGAATCTGACTACCGCGCGGTTGGCGGCTACGGTTGACCTTTCCAAGGTGTCACTTGGAGAAAATACGGTTTATCTTCATGGCGAAAATATTAATGTTCCGTTAAACGTTGAAGTGACCCATCTGCTTCCAAAAACCATTACGTTAAAAATCGAACCCAAAGAAACCCAATCCAAAGAAACCCAGCACCTTTTAAAATAGCGACTGCTGTTTCTCCATCTCCCAATTCACCGAAAAGCTTAAGATCCCTTTACCTGATTTGTCGGTGTAGTAGAGTTTGCCGTGCTTCTTCCCATATTCATATAAATCTCTTGTCAGTCTGACGTCTTCCAGACAATATTCTTTTAACTTTTCAATTTCTCCGTTTCTAAAATAACGGATGGCATCAAGTCCGGCCCCGAGTTTAGATTTGTTGAGCGTCGCTTTAGCAATGGTATCGAGACTCAAGCGGTGTCCCAGCATTTTTTGAACGACTTCCATAATGTCGAGACTTCGAAAATGATCGAGCGATTTTTTATAATAGGGTTCGAGGACCAGGTAATCGAACCGTCTGGTATTAAAACCGACAATGAGATCCGCGGACTCCAGCATCGGGAAAAGTTTGGGAAGATCTTTTTCTTCGTAGCATTCAAACGCATCCCGTTGATAAGAATAAATGCCAACGACGGAGATCAAAAGATCTCTCATATTATGCCGGCCGTTGACTTCATCAAAAGCTTTTTGAGTTTCAAGGTCTAAGACTAAAATATCACCCATGATACGCCTCCATTTTAAAAACTTTGCCTCCGTTCCCCGTGCAACCCTTTTCTCTGAATCCAGTGCGACCCTTCAGGAGAAAGAACCAGAACATCAATGGGGCCTCCTACATTTTTAGGGCGGGTTTGAAAACGCATCGTGTCGATTGTGGTTCTGACGGCATAAATCGAGAAATCAATCGCGTCCTGAAGCGGAAGGGTATCCCATAGAATCGGGGGTTTAGGAATATGCGTGACCCCTTCAGAGGTCATCAGTTGTCCCGGCTGAAGGAGGTTGGCAATAATATCTCCCTGCCCCCCCCAACTGGTCCCGTAAACAATGTCCTGGGTTTCCGGATGAACATTTAGCGGTTTAATCTCATTTCGGGAAATTTGGCAATGAAAGACCTCCGCGACGCTCACTTTGGCCTTTCTTTTATAGCCGGAAACATGAAAAGCGGTATCCGAATTTGGAAAACGATTCCTGAAATATTTGACCAATTTCTGGGGAACCGTGCTGACGTCATCTTCGTCTTCAAGCGCCTCCTCGGCAAATTTTTTAATATGAGTTTCAATGGTGAGTTGTCCGAGGATGGATTCCCCAAACGTGCTGATTCCAACTTGCTGTTGTGCCAGGTAAAAGACTTTATAAACAAAATTGGATCGAATGGTCTCGATTAACGAAACGGTTCCGTTGGGCATTTTGTTTTCAATGGTAATGATCTGACGGCTGTCTGCCGCCATCACGATTCCTTCAGGCACATAAACGGTTATGACAAAAGACACAAGAACTCCTTCGCGGATAATAGTTTAGCCACTTTAGTCTATTCTTTTTCTTAAGTCAATAAATCCACACAACCCAAGACCAGCGATAGACTTCGCACCCACTTATTAATCATGTCATTGCGAGCACCGAAGGGTGCGTGGCAATCTTATCGTAAAGTCTTGAGATTGCTTCGCTTCGCTCGCAATGACAACTTTCTATCCTGTTCTTAGGCACAAAATCCACATTATTCTTGAAAGGCATTCTTCTTTGGTCGATCTGATGATCGTTTTATACAGGCATTCAGATTAAGGGAATTGAGAGGCCCGTTTTTCCAATTCTCATGGAAAATAAACCAAATTCGGTGTAGTATATCTTGTTTCGCGGTTATTTTATCAATTCATTTTAAGCGGAAAAGGCGGGTGGATGAAAGTTATTGGACTCATGTCGGGCACTTCAATGGACGGGATTGACGCGGCGCTGTTAGATATTAACCGGAGGAAAACAGGCCTCCGTTTCAAATTACTCGCCTTTGAAACTTTCCCGTTCCCCAAAGACTTGCCCGAAAAACTCATCGATGTCGCCGAAGGGAATGAAACGACGGCATTGATTTCCCACCTTAATTTTTATATGGGGGAATTGTTTGCCGAGGCCTCCTTTAAAATTGCGGCTAAAGCAAAGGTAGAAATTCACAAAGTCGATTTAATCGGTTCTCACGGCCAGACCATCTGGCATGCTCCCGCGCCAATTCCAGAAGGCCGTTATAAGATCCGGTCTACGTTTCAAATCGGAGAATCCTCGGTTATTGCGGTCCGGACCGGCGTGACGACGATAGCCGATTTTCGTCCTGCTGATGTGGCGGCAGGGGGAGAAGGAGCTCCTTTAGCCCCCTACTTCCATCACGCTCTGGATAAAAAGAAAGGAAAAAGCCGTTTGATGATTAACATTGGCGGGATCAGTAATGTGACCTTCCTGCCCCGATCGTCAAAAAAGAAGATTCTGGCCTTTGATACCGGCCCCGGCAACATCCTGATCGATGGGTTGGTTCAGGCCGTCACCAAGGGGAAATCAAAGATGGACCGGAATGGCCGGATAGCGGCAAAAGGAAACATTCATTTGGTCCTTTTAAATGAATTAATGGATCACCCTTTTATGGATAAAAAACCGCCGAAAAGCACGGGCCGGGAAACTTTCGGTCTGCCGATGATCGACCATATTCTGGATAGGGGAAATCAATTCAAACTCTCTTTTGAGGATTTGATGGCAACGGTGACTGCCTTTACCTCTATGTCTATTTTTATGAATTGTGAAACATTTATTCTCAAAAAAGAGGCTGTGGATGAGGTCATTGTCGGCGGGGGAGGGGCCAGGAACCCGATGTTGATGGCATTTTTAAAGAAAGCCTTTCATCCGGTTCCTTTTTTTCAATTTGAAGATTTGGGTTTAAACGGAAAAGCCATCGAAGCGATGGCTTTTGCATTGTTTGCTTACGATACCTTTCATGCGATTCCCGATAACGTTCCGAGCGTGACCGGCGCAAAAAAACCGGTCATCATGGGGAAAATCAGCCCGGGGAATAACTTTAAAAAATTATTTTCCAGCCGACATCGAGTCGATTAAGATTTTTGCGACTTCCGGCCGGCTGAATTCCACGGGAGGCAGAATTCCATCCTTCAGCATTTCTCTTACCCTGGTTCCGGAAAGAGAGACCTGGTCTGCCTTATCATGAGGGCAGGTTTTAATGGATCCCATGCTCTGACATTTTTTACAGTAAAACGTATTGTCGAAGAAAAGAGGCGTAATCCCCAGTTCGCCAGGTTTAAACTCGTCGAAGATATAGTGCGCATCAAAGGTTCCGTAGTAATTTCCAACCCCGGCATGATCCCGTCCGACGATAAAGTGGGTGCACCCGTAATTTTTCCGGACGATGGCATGAAAAATGGCTTCTCTCGGTCCGGCATAACGCATATTGGCCGGGAAAACGGCGAGCATTGTTCGTTCTTTGGGATAATAATCGGCTAAAAGCGCTTCGTAGCACCGCATTCTGACTTCCGCGGGAATATCATCCCCCTTGGTCGCTCCAACCAGGGGGTGGACCAAAAGGCCGTCCACAATTTCAAGGGCGCATTTCTGAATGTATTCATGAGCCCGATGGATCGGGTTCCGGGTCTGAAAACCAACGATTTTTTTCCACCCTTTTTGCTGGAACGCGGACCGGGTTTCTTTAGGATCGAGACGGTAAACCTGAAAATTTTCGTGACGGGGACGATTGATCAAAGAAATTTTTCCTCCTAAAAGCATACTTTCCATCTGAAAGACCTGGCTGACTCCGGGATGTTCCCGCGAATCGGTTCGATAGACCTTGACCGCTTCAGTCTCTTTTTCCTGGGGGAAAATCTCTTTCAGGTGAAGAATGGCGAGAACCTCTTCGTTTTCACTTAAGAGGGCAATTTCTTTTTCGTTTTTAAAAGAGGCCGCCTCCTGATCGCTGGCAGAAAGGGTCACCGGAATCGTCCATGGGAGGCCGTTGGCCAGATGCATATGGTGAATCACCGCTTCATAATCTGCTTTTCCCATAAATCCCTCTAGAGGGGAGAACGCGCCTATGGCGATCATTTCCAAATCGGAGATTTCCCGGGTGGTCAGATATTTTTTCTTGAAGCCCTTTGCTTTTGCCAGGGCGTCTTTTTTCTCCTGTTCATTAAGGATTCGATTGATCAGCTTTCCTCCGTGAGGAATCGATTCGGCGGCTTGAGTCGTTTTCGGGGTCATTACTTTCTCCTGATTGATTGGGTCAATAAAATGTTTTTTTGATTGCCTTGAGTATTTGGAGGGCTTCTCCGGATTCAAGGGATTTCTTGGACCGGACATAAGCTTCTTGAAGCGTTTTGGCTTTGCCGGAAATAAAAAGACCGATTGACGCGTTCCAGAGGGTTAATGCTGTTCTATCTTTTCCTCCTTTTCCCTCCAGAATTTCTTCCGTTATTCGGGCTTCCGCTTCCGGATCTTTCATTTCAATTTCAGACCGTCTTATTGGCGTCAAACCCAGTGGAGAGGGTTCAAGGTGCGTTTTGGAGTGGCTTCCCGGGTTGACGATAATCCCCTCGACGGGGCCTGAAAGATTTTCCTCGGATTCTCCCTCCAACCCCCTGACCACCAGAGCGTTTGAAACGCCGAGAGCCCGGACGGTCTCTGCGATCTTTTCATACGATTTCGGGTGAGAAATTCCAATAATTTGGCTGGAAGCTTCCAATGGGTTCAGGAGCCTGGCGATCGTGTGAAAAATCGAGCGAAGACCGATTTCGTTCCTTAAATCGAGAAAACGCTTAATGCCGGGATGGATTTGAGCGATGTCCAGATAGGTCCATCCGGTCTCCGTGAAAAACTCAAGGCGTTCTTTTAAAGAAAGCGCCTGTCTCCAACCGAGATAAGCCAACACCATCGATTTACTGATTCTCAACGGGGGATTCGGATCCCCGTGCAGGACGACATTTAATCCAGCCCCTGCCATGACCAGGGAGGCCGGAAGCCCGACATGGAAAGAGGTTCTCTTTCCCGCATAGAAAGGGAGGTCCAGCGTTTCCCCTGCCCTGACTTGAAACGATTGAATCAACGGATGAAGAGAACGTTTACAGGCCCGGGTGAAAACGGCCAGCTCCTCCGGAGTTTCCTCTTTGATCCGAAGCGAGATCAGAAAAGCCCCGACCTGGTATGGGGAGGCTTTTTCCTCAAGAAGCCCGGTGATCGCAAATTCGGCTTCCTCCGCCGTTAAATCTTTCGCCCCCTTCTGTCCTTTGCCGATTTTCGCTATTAATTCCTGAAAGGTCATCGTTTTAGGGGCTTGCGTCGCCCCCTCCGCTGGCGGAGCCAGACGGAGCCTCCCCCTCTCACTCGCTTTGCTCGCTGCATATTTATGCTTTTTTAATCACCAGCTTAAAGTAATTTTCAATCGGAGATAAAGTGAGGATTTGGTGCCCCTCATCCTTGACCGATCGGGGAACATTTTTGGCAGGTTCGCCTTCGTCCAGCAGAACTTCAAGAACCTCTCCTTGATCCATCATTTCAAGCTTGAGCTTGGTTCTGACGAAATTGATCGGACATTTTACCCCCCGCAAATCCATTTTCGCGTTGGCCGCAAACTCCTTAATCTGTTCCGCCTCCGCCACCACTGCTGTTTTTTCGTTTTCAACCTGCCGGGTGGCCCTGGCATCTTCGCTTTCATGGCCTGTCTTTAACGTTTCCGGTTTCGAACCGGCATCGGAGAGGGCGTAGAGGATTCTAGCCTCTTCCAGAAAAATCCCGACGCGGACAATATCTTGCGCAACGTCATTTGAGGAGGGGTGGCCTCCTATTTCCAATCTTTCTTTAAAGGTTTTAAAATCGGAGAACTTTCCCGCCAACGCTCCCCTGTTAAGATAATGCTCCTCAAAAGCCTGGAACGCTTCAGTATCGGTTGCCGGTTCAATCGCTTTTAAAATAAGCAAACCCTTAATTCCCGCCACCACAGCGCGATAGGCTTTAGAAATGGCAAAAGCCCCCTGTTTTTTTTCGTTGAGTTCCTTTGCCAGGTTCAGTTCCATATCTGCCTCGTCGAAGCTCGTTTTGATCATGGCATCGGCTCCGCCGGCACACTCACCAGGGCCCAAATCGACGACTTCAAATTCGCGGGTTCCCCCCCAATCGTAAAAGTATTGAGGGTTATCGTCAAAAGCCGGCAGGTCGGTAAGCGTTTTTAACTCGCCTGCAAATCCCTTTTTCCCGAATCGGTCTGTAAATTGGACAAAACTTTCTCCTTCTTCTTTTTTTTCACGATAAAGAGAGAGAACCTTTTGAACCGCCTGTGGGACGTTTTTTGCGGGAACTTTGACGATTGCCTTCGCAAAGGTGGTTCCCTCTGGAGCCGTTCGGCCTCCCAGATGAAGTTCGTAGAAAGGCGCCGTATGCTCCCCGATGGTTTTACTGACGCCGTGAAGACCGATGGGCGCCATGTGGTGCTGGGCGCAGGAGTTCTGGCACCCGCTAATTTTTATCTGGATGCCTTTTAAATCGGGAGATGAACCCTGTCCGTTATTAAAAAGTCCGGATAAGGCGGTGGCCATCTGCTTGGACGAGGTGATGGCGATCCCGCAGGTATCGGCCCCCGGGCAGGAGACAATATCTGAAATCGTTTCGGCTCCTCCTTTTTCAAGTCCGGCATGTTTTAATTCTTCATAAAGCGCAGGAAGCGTTTCGTTTTTTACCCAGCGGAGGAGAAGGTTTTGATTGACGGTAATCCGGAGATGTCCCCCCGAATAGGTGTTTGTGATCTCCGCCAGTTTTCGAAGGGCTGACGCGTGAATATCCCCCAGGACCAGACGGATATGAACCATCGAAAACCCCGGTTGTTTTTGCGGCTGAACGTTGGTTTTTAACCAGTAGGCATAGGGAGAAAGGGCATTTTCTGTTGAAACAGCAACAGGGGAATGACTCCCATTGCCATTGCCATTTCCGTTCCCCCCTTTGGAACGCTCAGCGGGTCTTCCATCTTCAACCGCCGGAAGCTGTAATTGCACCTCCGCTTTTTTCTTTAACTTTTCATACTCTTCCCGGTACAGTTTATTAAATTGGGTCATGCCGAGCTTGTCGATGATAAATTTCAATCGGGCCCGGTTTCTGTTCTTTCGGTTTCCAAACCGGTCGAAAACCCGCACGACCGCCTCGCAAACACGGGTCAGTTCGATGGCGGGGATAAACTCCTCTAAAAGATGGGCGACGCGGGGCATGGCGCCGAGGCCTCCCCCGACAAATACCTTAAAACCCAGCGTCTCTTTTTTCTCTTTGTCCACTTTTTTTACGGCCACCACGCCAATATCATGCATTCCGGGCAGCGCGCAATCGGTTGGGCATCCGGAAAAGCTGATCTTGAATTTTCTTGGCATGCTCTGACAAACGGGGTTTCTTAAAAAGTGTTTTGAAATGCTGCTGGCGTAGGGAGTGACGTCAAAGGCTTCGTCAGGACAAACCCCCGATTTCGGACAACCGGTGACATTCCGCACGGTATTCCCGCATGCTTCGCGGGCGGTTAATCCGACTTCCGCAATCTTTCTCATGATTTCACCGCATTTATAAAGCGAAATCCAATGGAGCTGAATATCCTGACGGGTGGTGGTATGAAGGATTCCGTTGGTGTATTCTTCAGCCACATCGGCTAATCGGATCAATTGTTCAGCATTTAAACCGCCAAACGGAATTTTGACCCTGAACATTTGAACATTCGGCTGACGCTGACCGTAAACGCCATGCTGAAGCCTGAAAGGGCGAAATTGGTCAAGAGAGGTTTTTCCCTGCCGAATTTTTTCAACCTGGGATTCAAACGATTCAATTTCAGTTAAAACGTCGGGGGACAACTGAACCGTCGATGATTTTTTCTCTTCAACTGTTTTGAAAGGGGCCATAGGGGTTTCTCCTTCCCGCGTTTTGCGGATAAGCTCTTTAAATGGAAAAGTCTACCGGAGTAGATCCTTCAACTTTTTCATCAATTTCAATGTCCAATACTTTTGTCCGGATCGTAAATGTTTCTTTCTTCCCGCGGGAATCAATGCTTTCCCAAATAATATGATCCCGGGTTGCCGGAATATGGGGTTTGAGGGACGCGTTTTTAAACCCCATTTGATAAGAGAGGTAGAATTCAATCGCCTCAACGGGACAGGACTTGACGCAGGGGAGGCAATCCCAACAGTCTTCCGGATATTTTAAATAAGCTTTGTCAACTAAAGGATCCTTGACGATTAAATCGCCAGGGCACATCCGGATACAGGGGGGCTGGGT
The window above is part of the Nitrospirota bacterium genome. Proteins encoded here:
- the hpt gene encoding hypoxanthine phosphoribosyltransferase codes for the protein MAEKIFGKPLITQEAVQKRIKELGQKITRDYAGKDLYLIGVLKGAFAFYADIARAISLPLRVGFISVSSYQGATHTSGKVKIVSDLKEEIVGKDVLLVEDIVDSGLTLQFLKKKFNAKKPNSLKVCSLLNKAAGRQVDVDIDYVGFEIPDKYIVGYGLDYDNKYRNLPYMAVLENIEE
- a CDS encoding ATP-dependent metallopeptidase FtsH/Yme1/Tma family protein is translated as MKPRFKNMALWLVIGLFMILLFNLFNTPPRQGEEELIFSDFMARVDKGDISEVVIKENHLTGVLKDGVKFKTYAANYPDLIKNLREKNIKINVKPPDENPWYITFLMTWGPFVFILALWIFFMRQMQMGGNKALSFGKSRARLLSEDKKKITFADVAGVDEAKDEVIEIIEFLKDPPKFQKLGGRIPKGVLIVGPPGTGKTLLAKAIAGEAGVPFFSISGSDFVEMFVGVGASRVRDLFEQGKKHAPCIIFIDEIDAVGRHRGAGLGGGHDEREQTLNQLLVEMDGFETSEGVILVAATNRPDVLDPALLRPGRFDRQVVVQRPDYKGRTEILKVHTKKIPLDSSVNLEVIARGTPGFAGADLENLVNEAALLAARRNKKVVEMIDFEFAKDKVLMGVERKSIMINEQEKRTTAYHEAGHTLVARILPGTDPVHKVTIIPRGRALGLTMQLPTDDRYTYGKEFLHNNIAILMGGRVAEEVAFQHITTGAGNDIERATDLARKMVCEWGMSERLGPLTFGKKEQEIFLGREISQHRDYSESTAIEIDNEVKRLVMENYERAKTIIKTNFSALKALAEALLEKESLDAPEIEKIIQSAIATAA
- the folP gene encoding dihydropteroate synthase; amino-acid sequence: MNFCKQTFELSCGRFKIQLGVKTHVMGILNATPDSFTDQGKYFGQSDAISHALKMEEEGADFIDVGGESSRPGAQPVSVEEELRRVLPVLEAVVPRLKIPVSIDTCKPEVARKAIEYGVSLINDIQAFNHPEMAEIAAEYHLPVVLMHMQKTPETMQMSPHYHSVVEEIILFFEAKINAAVSAGLSKEQIILDPGIGFGKTVEHNLKILHSVEEFFVLNRPLLIGASNKSFIGKILDLPVDKRLAGSLATVAWAVWKGVHMVRVHEVGPTVNVIRMIEAIRAGGI
- a CDS encoding TIGR00159 family protein, whose amino-acid sequence is MNDFTVILQDLLSHFRWLDLFDILLVSYLIYRILVILKGSRALHMLTGLSFLLLVLLFSKWLDLYTLDWLVTNFWSQIILALIILFQPEIRRVLVQIGLNPFKEGLLPLEGSRTLEEILKAINHLSNRKIGAVIVLEREIEIKETAELGLALDSIISKEILISIFETSSPIHDGAVIIRGNRIVSAGCFLPLSFNPSVNKKLGTRHRAAIGITEEGDAVVLVVSEETGKISVISGGVMSEDLKISEVRERLRLLLFKEKKPGFLRPVEKIKRPFAK
- a CDS encoding YbbR-like domain-containing protein — translated: MKKKAIGLKTLFFKNSLIKIVSLFLGVLLWGYVNSRGQVEMNFLVPLQLKNLPENWKIVGRTPENIEVRVKGRESTLENLTTARLAATVDLSKVSLGENTVYLHGENINVPLNVEVTHLLPKTITLKIEPKETQSKETQHLLK
- a CDS encoding ribonuclease H-like domain-containing protein, with product MGDILVLDLETQKAFDEVNGRHNMRDLLISVVGIYSYQRDAFECYEEKDLPKLFPMLESADLIVGFNTRRFDYLVLEPYYKKSLDHFRSLDIMEVVQKMLGHRLSLDTIAKATLNKSKLGAGLDAIRYFRNGEIEKLKEYCLEDVRLTRDLYEYGKKHGKLYYTDKSGKGILSFSVNWEMEKQQSLF
- a CDS encoding anhydro-N-acetylmuramic acid kinase, yielding MKVIGLMSGTSMDGIDAALLDINRRKTGLRFKLLAFETFPFPKDLPEKLIDVAEGNETTALISHLNFYMGELFAEASFKIAAKAKVEIHKVDLIGSHGQTIWHAPAPIPEGRYKIRSTFQIGESSVIAVRTGVTTIADFRPADVAAGGEGAPLAPYFHHALDKKKGKSRLMINIGGISNVTFLPRSSKKKILAFDTGPGNILIDGLVQAVTKGKSKMDRNGRIAAKGNIHLVLLNELMDHPFMDKKPPKSTGRETFGLPMIDHILDRGNQFKLSFEDLMATVTAFTSMSIFMNCETFILKKEAVDEVIVGGGGARNPMLMAFLKKAFHPVPFFQFEDLGLNGKAIEAMAFALFAYDTFHAIPDNVPSVTGAKKPVIMGKISPGNNFKKLFSSRHRVD
- the sat gene encoding sulfate adenylyltransferase translates to MSGPRNPLNPEKPSKYSRQSKKHFIDPINQEKVMTPKTTQAAESIPHGGKLINRILNEQEKKDALAKAKGFKKKYLTTREISDLEMIAIGAFSPLEGFMGKADYEAVIHHMHLANGLPWTIPVTLSASDQEAASFKNEKEIALLSENEEVLAILHLKEIFPQEKETEAVKVYRTDSREHPGVSQVFQMESMLLGGKISLINRPRHENFQVYRLDPKETRSAFQQKGWKKIVGFQTRNPIHRAHEYIQKCALEIVDGLLVHPLVGATKGDDIPAEVRMRCYEALLADYYPKERTMLAVFPANMRYAGPREAIFHAIVRKNYGCTHFIVGRDHAGVGNYYGTFDAHYIFDEFKPGELGITPLFFDNTFYCKKCQSMGSIKTCPHDKADQVSLSGTRVREMLKDGILPPVEFSRPEVAKILIDSMSAGK